Proteins from a genomic interval of Rosa chinensis cultivar Old Blush chromosome 2, RchiOBHm-V2, whole genome shotgun sequence:
- the LOC112190668 gene encoding F-box protein CPR1 — translation MAETEDLPEEIIVNIFTWLPVKSLIRFTSVSKRLHSIILSDPKFAQSQFDAARQQKTLNRRLLVSTDAPRLELDSLDLDTPSFGEPSSVRKLSFPFPPRPGGCVKLLGSCNGLVFVAVDEKLFYIWNPSIGFLKQLPDPGFPLAENVILFYGVGYLSATHDYKVLVASYDFREEEIEVEMFSLRTHIWLKIETPCLNIPFLLDLRGTLSNDALHWLNYVDDNKDEIVSFDLEDGVFRRMPPPNFEHDGKTFSKLGVCGGCLCVSRYPDGPFDSIDFWVMREYAVSGSWIMLFTLKLSHPPELPSRFGQILVLESSTVAARWTDGGSKLIKIDHKEDEKLGRYMLKGVRVCMIEYEESLLWIGSYHPVEKKEQVQIFETHQKASGS, via the coding sequence AAACAGAAGACCTACCAGAAGAGATTATAGTGAATATCTTTACTTGGTTGCCCGTCAAGTCCTTGATCCGATTCACCTCCGTTTCGAAACGCTTGCACTCCATTATATTGTCCGATCCCAAATTCGCCCAATCCCAATTCGATGCAGCTCGGCAGCAGAAGACCCTCAATCGCAGACTCCTCGTCTCCACCGACGCCCCTCGACTCGAGCTCGACTCCCTAGACTTGGATACTCCGTCGTTTGGAGAGCCTTCCTCCGTTAGAAAGCTCAGCTTCCCTTTCCCGCCACGACCGGGCGGTTGTGTCAAGCTGCTGGGCTCCTGCAATGGTCTGGTATTTGTGGCTGTTGATGAGAAATTGTTTTATATCTGGAACCCATCTATTGGATTCTTGAAGCAATTACCTGATCCAGGTTTTCCCTTAGCTGAAAATGTGATACTCTTTTATGGTGTTGGCTATTTGTCCGCCACCCATGATTACAAAGTTTTGGTTGCCTCCTATGACTTTCGTGAAGAGGAGATAGAGGTCGAGATGTTCTCATTGAGAACTCACATTTGGCTGAAGATTGAAACCCCTTGCCTAAACATCCCTTTTCTACTCGATCTTCGGGGAACTCTTTCGAATGATGCACTTCATTGGCTAAACTACGTCGATGACAACAAGGATGAAATAGTTTCTTTTGACTTGGAAGACGGGGTGTTCCGGAGAATGCCACCGCCTAATTTCGAGCATGATGGTAAGACTTTCAGCAAGCTCGGGGTTTGTGGAGGGTGCCTGTGTGTATCGCGTTATCCGGATGGGCCTTTTGACTCTATTGATTTCTGGGTCATGAGAGAATATGCCGTCAGTGGCTCATGGATTATGCTCTTTACCTTAAAGCTCTCCCATCCGCCTGAGTTGCCCTCGCGTTTCGGCCAAATCTTGGTTCTGGAAAGTAGTACAGTTGCCGCGAGATGGACTGACGGGGGATCCAAGTTGATAAAGATTGATCATAAAGAAGACGAGAAGCTTGGGCGGTATATGCTTAAGGGGGTTCGCGTGTGTATGATTGAATATGAAGAGAGTCTACTTTGGATTGGTAGTTATCATCCAGTTGAAAAGAAAGAGCAGGTCCAGATATTCGAAACCCATCAGAAGGCCTCAGGAAGCTGA